The Chitinophaga pinensis DSM 2588 region CGCCATTACTGGTACCTTTTTCAACGATCGTAGAGCCCGGAAACGGATCTCCGCTCTCGCTGAATACTTTTCCTTTAATTACTGTATCCGCAGCAGGTACAGGCAGTGACGGTATATTGACTTGTTCACTTTTCTCTTTCAGGATAATAAAATCTTCATTCACGACATATTTGATATCCAGTCTGCCCAGTACTTTATCGAGTACTTTACCCAGTTCTTCTTCCTTAGCAACGGCAGTGACTTTCCTGTCCATCGCGATATGATCGGAACTGTATACAAACTTCACATCGGTTTTAGAGCGGATCTGGTTCAACACCATTTTAAGGCTCATATCGTCAGCCTGCAAAGAGATCTTTTTGTGCAGGATATTCTGTGCACAGACATTCTGGATGCCTGTAAAAAACGTCACCACAGTTGTCAGCGAAGTAATGATGACGGATTTGTTCACAAAAGCATTTGTCTTTACATTTTTGCGCATAGGCCTGTTTTCTTTGTTAGATTTCTGGTTGAATGAGACAAAGGGATTCCCCTGCCACGTTGCTACGCGGCTTCGCAGGGGGCATCATGTTCAGCGGCAACGCTTAGCGGCTGCCGGGTCTTTTACTGTTGGCTGTTTTGATCATAGGCGATTTTTTTTAGTGTGATACTTCCTGATTTTGGTTGAATTACAGTTCATTTTTTTATTTTTTTGCTCGTAGTGATACCATCTTATCGTTGATCCTGACGTCCAGGTTGAGTGCCTGGCTGATCATCTCCATGGTGTGTGCCAGTGATTGGTCGGTCATGTCCGCTGTAATGACATTATTTAGAATAGCGGTATCTTCCAGGTTGATCTTAACTTCGAACTTCTTTTCTATCTTCTGTATAACGTTATGCATACTGGCATCATTAAATGCCATATCGTACTCTGTGCCGTTTATAAATTCGTGTATATCTTTCCGTGAGGGATGTACATTGACGACGGACGCCTGTTTTTCCGAATACACGATGCTTTCGTTGGTATGTACAATCTGTTTCCGGGTAGCATCTGAACCGACTACCACAGCGCCGGTCAGCACAGAAATAGCAACTTCTCCCTCTTTATTACTACGTATATTAAAACTGGTACCTAATACCTGTGTGGTCAGTGATCCGCAGCTAACGATGAATGGTCTTTTCACATCTTTACTGACTTCAAACAAGGCTTCTCCTTCCAGGGTCACGGCGCGTTGATCCTCTTCAAATTTCGCCGGAAAGACCAGTTTACTATTTCCTTTCAGCCACACGATCGTCTTATCTGACAGGATCTGTTTGGTAATGTATCCTTGCTTATTATAAGCATATGTCGTTCTGTGCGGTGCAACAATATCCAGGATACTTTTACGGCAGATATAGCCTGTCACTACGATGGCTGCTATACCGGCGGCTACGGCCAGCGTACGTTTATAAGTGGTTAAACGTACTGTATCAGAGGGTTGCTGTATACGTCGGGTCAGCTGACTGAACATGGCCTCACGAGATGCCGACAATTCCTCTTTATCCAGACTGTCAAATGCGGCCTTATCCTCCATTGCATCCAGCCAGTTTTCGAGGCGTTCCATTTCCTGTTGATTGAGGAGACCTTTGGTATATCTGTCCAGTAATTGTTTGAATTCCTTGTGATCCATCAGTATCTGAGGCTTGTTTTAGTGTACGACGG contains the following coding sequences:
- a CDS encoding FecR family protein, with the translated sequence MDHKEFKQLLDRYTKGLLNQQEMERLENWLDAMEDKAAFDSLDKEELSASREAMFSQLTRRIQQPSDTVRLTTYKRTLAVAAGIAAIVVTGYICRKSILDIVAPHRTTYAYNKQGYITKQILSDKTIVWLKGNSKLVFPAKFEEDQRAVTLEGEALFEVSKDVKRPFIVSCGSLTTQVLGTSFNIRSNKEGEVAISVLTGAVVVGSDATRKQIVHTNESIVYSEKQASVVNVHPSRKDIHEFINGTEYDMAFNDASMHNVIQKIEKKFEVKINLEDTAILNNVITADMTDQSLAHTMEMISQALNLDVRINDKMVSLRAKK